GCTGACCAAAAAGTCTCAATAGCTAAATGAGCCATTTTCGTTCTTAGCCAGTTATTAcagcaatttttattttggacatttctACCTAGGCTACATCTTTCTCACTTGTATATAAAAGACAAGGTTATGTTTTAGAGATTTAGAAACTCGCTCCAAGACCattacttaacatttttctcaACCCAGAGCTAACATTTATCCATCCAACTTAGCTATCTGTTATAGCTGATAAACATACCCCTACACCTCTATAATATTACTTTGTCCGCTTCCTATATAACTGTTAAATAATGCTCCAATCTAAACCCAGGTACTTTATTtcccttcccttaaaaaaaacccaaaaaagtattttaataaactaTCAAAATAAATCTAAACCTGCCTCATTCTGTTTTGCTCTGATGATACATCCTAAAATGAGTCATTCAATAATGATTTGTATATTTAACATAATCAAGGTATACTTTATTACTGATATAGTGTAACTTCtaaatattgttataaaataCTCTGTTACAATAGCTCATTCTACTAAAATAGTTACCTTACTAGAGGTTCATGAGTAAATATTAACAGTCAATAAGATTTGGGTTTATGTCATGAGGAAAATAAGAGTTTTCTATCTTCTTTGGATATCTccaattaaaacattaaacattaattAGTGACGTATTAGAAAAATCAGACTTCTGAAGGAAATATCAATTGTAAGATTACACCCTACTCGAGGGAAAGTGGCTCCACCAACTTATGCAAACAGCAGCCCTTTACTAGGTTTAGCCCCCGCTGACAACACAATAATATATAGTTTTCAAGttgaggagggaggcagaaactTAGTCATTGTACTTCTTTGTTTTACTTAAATATCTCAGAATGGCTCGGTTCCAGTCAAAATCATCTCCAAATTTTAATACTTaggcatgtgcacacacatatgtgcatacaaacaaaaagccaccagcaaaaaaaaaaaaaaaaaaaagacaagagacaaatACATACATTGATccaatttacaaaaatattggTGGGGATATATAACTTGAGAAGTTCAGAAGGCTACTTCACAAGCCAAGAAAAACTGTAACAGAGGGCAAGACTCTGAACTCTCATTTACATGTGATTCAGTAGCCAAACCAAACCCTTTAGGTATGCTTAATAATAATGTGTACATAGCTCTCCTATTGATTGAAGCTTTCCTTTGTTAAAAGGCCAATGCTAAAACAGTCCAAGTTTccaaaaagagttttattttcccTGGTCTAAAGTCTAAGCCCTAATGACAAGGTGAGTTACACCTCAAAATCCCCACAGATTCTCACCCCATGATACTGTTTCTGAAAGACCTAGGAAAATCGGCCTGGCTACCATTAATGGTCCACTAATTTGCTATATTCCGGTCTTGTCAAGCACAGGTCTCTCCTGCTACTGGAAAGTGGAGTATTCCTGTGAAAACTTCTGTAAGTTGAAATGGAGTAAAGCGAGGAAACAATTAccattttgtaaaagcaaaaattctcCTCAGATGTCTTTCTGTTAGTAAAAACAGGTACCAAGTAGATCTTTCATAAAAACAAAGTGACTTAATGCAAACTTCTGGATAGCATGGGAAACCTGTACTGGTCAAACCAATGTGGTATGCACAGTCATGTACCCACTTATGGGTCAGCTACATTTCCAGAGGAAACATCACTGCACACATCTCTACGTGATACACAGGCAGCAGACAGAAACATGAGAGATATCAGTGGAAGTCGGCTTTAAACTGCCTAGAAGAAAGTGTTTTCCGACTCTCCCCCCTGAAATACTATTCTCAAGCATCAGGATTAGATGCATGGATACCTTCCCCAGTTTGCATGTACTCAGAATCCAAATGATTATGGGTTCTGCCTGAAGACTAACCCCAAATCTACAAAAAGGCCTCCAGAAAGTGATGACTCCTGAAAATACAGCTTCTTTCCAAGACCTCTCGGAATCAAAGACAGGACAACAGACTTTGTTTATTCACTGACTTTTCTTTCTCACGTCCTCACCTCGATTTTAATCATTTTGTGCTGTTCACAAAATGTGGTACAGGAACATGATTTCACTTTGTGTATGAGATTTCTACCCTGACTGGGGAGTTCCTGAACTAAGACAGCAATTCCTGGGTTGTGGCtcaaaaagcaaatgaaaccaCTCCCCCAACAATCATAAATTCACCGGCTAAAACAGAGCCAGGTAATAAAATTGTCCTCAACTATTTATTGGCCAGCCAAGTCGTATTGATGGATAAAtactgggggcggggaggggggacgCAGAACAGAACAATCAATCACTTGATACAAAAGACTTCATTCCTAAAATTGACCAACTGATTCTTGGGAGTTAATTCTTCTGGTTAGgcataagaaaactaaaaaaaaaaacaaaaccaaaaaccgaATATATGAAGtgaatttcacttatttcttatGATACTTAAGATGCTTCTTATTCTTTGCTACTCTTCCACTGTCAAACACCCAGGTGCTAAAATGCTGCCACTTGGCCACTCTTTCAAGATGACATTCAAATAACACCACATAAGAAAAGGAGTAAAACCTTCATGGGCAACCTAGACTGGGCATTTAACCAAAGGGGGGACACGGGAGACATCAGTAAAGGATATGGTGCTCACCTGGCAAAAATGAGAGACACTAACCAGACACTGACACACATAATTCAGTTAAATTCTCgagtttttctttctgcctgcttttctttttcttatataaaatctTATTCTTCGTTtgttggaaaaaatatatttaatatcagCTCCCCATGTACGGAAGTAAACAGCATGCTCATAATAGATGTTCCCACTTGAGGGGAACCGTCTTGTGCAGGGCCCTGTCCCGGAGGTCTTCAATCTGATCATCTTCTACACTCAAACACCGGGTCTGTCTGGTCTGGTGCTCAAAGAACGTCCACTCATTTGTGAatgcaaatatttacttttttttttttaatagcttatCTACTAATGCAGAGTCTTACCATGTACTCAGGCTGCTATCGTAACATCAAAAATCTTGTAGGTATTTTTACCCCATAATCTTTTTATtacaaaaagtttaaaagttatacaaatatagaaaaatataataaactccCTTGTACTTACTACCCAACGCTGAAAATTATTAACTTCTGGCCAATCCTGTTTTCACCCAAGTGCCTTTCCCCAACTCTCCAactggattatttagaagtaaatTCCAGAGAGCATATCATTCCATTctatataaatttcaaaacataaatggaatcataccacatattttgttctttaatgtCACAGGATCCCATCACAACGGGTAAATAAATTTCAGTAGTTTAACTTGTAGACTGCCATGACTCTAGGGTCTCTTACACATCGTAGCTATTCAGTAAGAAAAGATACACATTTTGCTTTAATTCCTCATTTTGTTGGTGTCAACAAACTTAAGCATGACACAAACATTCTGGACTTTTAACAGTAAATTCCTGCATTATTATAGtttgaaatacattaaaattgcTCTGACCTTGGGATTATATTCCGCATTTCGGGCACGAAGTGCAATGGTCTTTAGGTCAAGCTTACAGCCAAGATTCACTGTGGATACAATATTTCtgtaagaaattgaaaaagaaagcatgatCATTTAACTTTTATAGGTTGTGATGTTAGATAATTATCTAGAAATCTGATTCTTTTACTAGAACAAATTTAATTAGATTAGtttaaactaatttaaattttaaattaaattatttaaaattgttgaCATTTATTAAGTGTTCACCACACACCACGGTGAGCATCTTACATAGGTTACCTCACTTAATACTTACAAGGCCCTATAAAGTAGTAACTATGAATATTCCCATTTTCAGACGAAGAAGCTGAGGCTTAAATGGGGCAGTTAACTTGCTCTAGATAATCATGGTTCCTAAGTGGTAAAGTCAGGACTTGTGCCCATCCATCCCTAGAGCCATGCTAGCCTTTTGAATGAAGCCTTTACTTGCCCTTTGAATGAAACTAATTGCCCGTAAACCATCGTGCATGGGCATGGAACATCACTGTCCTGTGAATACTGATTCCAGATTGCAAATACATCTCCAATTGTTTCTAGCTCGTTGctgcttttgatttcttttcctgtcCTGTCAAAATGCAATACTCTGAAAACTTGATGGTTCGCAATTTGGTTGGATAAGAAGACAGTTGTGTACCTTAATACACAATTTTAAGACCAATTATAATGATCAACCcaaagaatgttttcatttctacatCATCTGTTTCTTCCAATCAATTTTATATACACCTacctttagcatttctttcctTACAAGCTGAATCAAGTAAGTTGTGGTGCATCTACCACAAATGTAGTCATATAATAGCtacatgtattcttttttctttttaaccagtgGTGCATAAGAGTTCAAATTTCTCCATATCCCCAACTCTTGTTATATTCTGTTTTTGacagtagccatcctaatgggtataaGGTGGTGTCTCActacggttttgatttgcatttacatAATGttcagtgatgttgagcttcctttcatgtgcttattggccatttatgtattttctttggaaaaatgtctattcaagtcctttgcccattttggaatcaggctttgttttcttcttgtcgGGTTTTTAGTAGTTCTCTAAATATTTAGATAATAATCCTTtctcagatacatgatttgcaagcATTTTCTCCCACCTTGTGGGTTGCATTTTTACTCTGTGAAGTGTCTTTTGATacacaagtttttaaatttttcatttatttcaatttatgtatttttttctattgttacCTATGCCTTTGGTGTCACATCCAAGAAAACACTGCCAAGTCCTACGTCGTGaagcttttgttctgttttcttcactgagttttattgttttggatCTTACACTtaagtcttttatctattttgagttagtttttgttttgtttttttaatacccAAAATCTACTTATTGGGATAGTTTCCTACTCATCTTGATTCATGGTGCTTTTAGTGCTGCTCCTGCTTAAAGGAAGCCTTGCTTTTCCTCCTGTGGGTTGACAGCGGACAGTGGAGCAGCCGACGCGCAGAACTACCGTTTGTGCGTGGCTAAACACAGGGGTGATTTTGTAGCATCCCAGGTACTTCACGTCCATGAAGGAGGAGTTGAGGCTCTGCACCAGGTGCTTCTTCTtgtgcttcctcttctcctcttccaggGACGGGTAAAGGAGGTCCTTCACAAGAGGCATGTTCTCGTGGGGAGGTCGTTACCGCCAGAACGGCTCTTTTGGgttagtttttgtatatggtattagTTAAGaacccaacttcattcttttgcatgtggatatccagttgtcccagcaccatttgttgaaaagactatcttttctccattgaacaGTCTTGACACCCttgacaaaaatcatttgaccataaaTGCAAGGGTTATTTCTTGGTTCTCTGTTCTACTGCATTAGTCTATGTCTGTGTCTATGCCAATAGCATGCTGTTtggattactgtaactttgtagtaaGTTCTGGAAACAGGAAGTGTCAGTCctctcatttattcttctttttcaggattgttttgacTATCCAGGGTCCCTTGGGATTCCCTATGAATTTCAGCATGAGTTTTTCCATGTCTACAAAAAatatcattgggattttgataaggatagCACTGAATACATAGATTATTTTGGGTAATATtaagattttaacaatattaaatcttccaatctatgaacatgagATGTGTTTCCACTTATTCAGatcttctttaattctttcagcaatgttttatagttccCATCATAAGTCTTTCACATTCTCGGTTAATCTAATCcctaagaattttattctttttgatcaTGTTGTTAATGgagttgcttccataatttcctttttatattgttcactgtgtacagaaatgcaactgatttttgagtgTTACCTtttatcctgccactttgctaaataaattcacttattatatctattttttttttgtggagtctttatgATTTTCTACGTATAAGATCATAACATCtacaaacagagataattttacttcttcctttctattctggatgctttttcctAGTATTGCTCTGActagaacttccaatactatgttgaatataaGAGGAGTAAGAGGTCATCCTGCCTTGTTCTTCATCTTACAGGAAAAGCACTGAGTCTTTCAACATTGAATATTAGGCTTGCTATGATTTTTTACATATGGCTTTTACATGTCAAGGTAGTCCCcatcttttcctattttgttgagtgttcttatcatgaaagggtgttgaattctGTCCATTCTCTTTCTGCATCGAGATGAtcacttttcttcttcattttattgttgTGGCGTATTACACTGGCTGATTTTTGTATGCTGATCCACCACtgcattctaaaaataaaaatcccacttggtcatggggTATAATACGCTGCTTAACAACGtttcctagtattttgttgaggacttctGCATCAATGATCATGGGGACGCTggtctgcagattttttttacagtatCTTTGGCTTTGGTGTCAGCATAGTGCTGGACTCACTGAATGAGTTAGGTAGCGTTCCCTCCtcaatttttttggaaaagtttgacaAGGACTGgtgttagttcttctttaaatgtctggaaGAATTCACCAGAGCCATCTGGTCCAGGGTTTTCTCCTGCTCTGCCATCTCCCCagaatccttttctttcttttcttttctaagtttatttatttaagtaatctctacacccaacaggggctcaaactcacaaccctgagatcaagagtcacatgttttcCCAACTCAGCCAgtatataaaaaacatatttttatatactcaTTAATTATTTACCCCAATTCTTCATAAGCCTGTAAGATTTAGAGGCCACTGAATTCCCACCCAGAAGGGCTCTTAGTAGATATGGAAACTCAGTAATGTGACTGACTAGATACTTTGTAGAATACCAGAAAGTTTGAGGTGCCAGCAAGAAACAAACACCCATCACAACTGGTTATAATTTATGATTTAAACAAGAGGTGCAAACTCAAATGCCCATAAGACCCAGATAAGCATGCAAGGCAACAGGGAGTGGTGTTGACAAAGGTGAATTAACAAGTGATTATCTCTCTaaatcagtaaaatgaaaagtgtttgatttttaaaactgtgtcaTCTCAAACACCCGAGGCAAGATTTGGATAACAGGATCCACGATTAAATATTACTTAGTTCTAAAAATGACTAGAGATGGCTTACAAGAAGACTGGATGATGCTGTTATTGCCAATGACCCTTCAATTTGGCCATTCGTTTCCTAAAAGCAAAAGCTACGTACTTCTCACTGACAGATACATGAGAATATCTGtatgtttttcagaatttttttcctacCCCCTCCGACCCCGCACCTAATTCTGTCACATATAGGACCCAAATCATCTATGTATTAGGACAAGAACAGACATCCTCAGCTTGTGGAAAGGACACAACTCTCCAAAGAGTTATATGCAGCcctcataataaaaaatgaagaaaaacaaggacCACTATGAACTAACAAAGACTAAGTAACTAATCTTCCCTTcccaaaaactgaaaacttcaCAAGGCAAGGAGACTACATAAGGCTTGATTCAGCATGTCAGCTGCAGGACAATGTCTATAATAACAATTTGGTAGCTTGTGTTTATATATCTGGCCCAAAATTATAAACACAAGCTACCAAAGGTCTGAAGATGATATGCGGGCCTTTTACTGAGGGGACTGACTCACTAAGGCAGCTTAGCATCCCGCTCTcatgtgagagagagcgagcaaatGTTGATATATGATTACCACTCGTACTACACCCTTAAATCAATCCACTGGAAAACAAAGAACAGCAGCACCCAGTCAAGGGACCCTTCCAGGGTGAGGGAGAAGACACAACACGAAGTACTCACTGCAGCTGCGGCACGATCCCCGAGCTCTCAGAAGCTGGTGTGGCAGGGGTAATGGGGGTCATGGGGGTCATGGGGGAGGGATACAGGGGAGTGGTGCCCGGCAAGGGAGCAGTGGTAAGAGTCTGTGAGTGGAAGAGCTGTGGTGTCTGGCCTGAGGCCCCCTGTGTTGCCTGTTGGGATGTCGACTGTTGAACCGCTGCCACTGCCTGCTGCTGGgcctgttgctgctgctgctgctgggcctgttgctgctgctgctgggcctgttgctgctgctgctgcctttgCTGCTCCTCCAAGAGGGAAAGGCTGTTGGTGTTCTGGATAGGCTGTGGAGTCAGTCCTGTGCCATAAGGCATCATTGGACTGAAGATAGGGATTCCAGGAGTCATGGCACCCTGTGGAGAGTCAGGAGAACA
The DNA window shown above is from Ursus arctos isolate Adak ecotype North America unplaced genomic scaffold, UrsArc2.0 scaffold_13, whole genome shotgun sequence and carries:
- the TBP gene encoding TATA-box-binding protein, with the translated sequence MDQNNSLPPYAQGLASPQGAMTPGIPIFSPMMPYGTGLTPQPIQNTNSLSLLEEQQRQQQQQQAQQQQQQAQQQQQQQAQQQAVAAVQQSTSQQATQGASGQTPQLFHSQTLTTAPLPGTTPLYPSPMTPMTPITPATPASESSGIVPQLQNIVSTVNLGCKLDLKTIALRARNAEYNPKRFAAVIMRIREPRTTALIFSSGKMVCTGAKSEEQSRLAARKYARVVQKLGFPAKFLDFKIQNMVGSCDVKFPIRLEGLVLTHQQFSSYEPELFPGLIYRMIKPRIVLLIFVSGKVVLTGAKVRAEIYEAFENIYPILKGFRKTT